The following proteins come from a genomic window of Pseudomonas putida:
- a CDS encoding GtrA family protein: MENQTPPLTTLLIRYLGIGFIATGVHYAVFLLLVTTEFVTPLLASICGGMVGAIASFIGNRALCFVADGSRKFQPVRFALVALTTNFGNGVGMWFLIKSNLSPLISQVVVTLSLTALGFIAHRFWTFNHADITSLSRAP, translated from the coding sequence ATGGAAAATCAAACCCCACCTCTTACTACCTTACTGATTCGTTATCTGGGGATCGGCTTCATAGCAACGGGAGTCCATTATGCGGTGTTCCTATTGCTGGTTACGACAGAATTCGTTACTCCGTTACTGGCCAGTATCTGTGGCGGCATGGTTGGCGCAATCGCGAGCTTCATTGGAAATAGGGCGCTCTGTTTTGTGGCAGATGGCTCTCGTAAGTTTCAGCCTGTCAGGTTTGCACTGGTCGCGTTAACCACAAACTTCGGCAATGGCGTGGGTATGTGGTTCCTCATCAAGTCGAATCTGTCACCGCTCATCTCCCAAGTCGTAGTGACCTTAAGCCTCACTGCACTTGGATTCATTGCACATCGTTTTTGGACATTCAATCATGCAGACATTACATCGCTTTCCCGAGCGCCCTGA
- a CDS encoding LysR family transcriptional regulator, translating to MVTQNETYTSSVVPYSPDILDDLPIDDQLAVEFFATARCASFKQAARGLNVPVVGLRKRLEKLEEHIGAPVFVYKHNKLALTRTGERVSHYLCQLFGPDGLGKSGEKEVPRLTIAITEPVLNDIVNRDLVAYVRDHAEMQLEIHSECTTQMLSECEVDVGIALVSPDDKGALDRHPTYRFERLGRIGHALFISSRYSRSVTLPVESLDLHNFMLVVPWDEEILAGSRKWASIMAEHQGGTTRVKSYNLSRGLVVGGACIGVLPDYSRKLERNILPVPGFLDDLEEKDVYLVIKTKLVRNPQVLEIRRLIKKSFFDKKDWLVR from the coding sequence ATGGTTACACAAAATGAAACATATACAAGCAGCGTTGTTCCTTACAGCCCTGACATATTGGATGATTTGCCAATTGATGATCAGCTGGCCGTAGAGTTTTTCGCAACAGCACGTTGTGCCAGTTTCAAACAGGCTGCCCGAGGGCTCAATGTGCCAGTGGTAGGCCTGCGGAAACGCTTGGAGAAACTGGAAGAGCACATTGGTGCTCCCGTGTTTGTCTACAAACACAACAAGCTTGCCCTGACCCGCACAGGCGAGAGGGTCAGCCATTACCTGTGCCAGCTCTTCGGCCCAGACGGCCTTGGCAAGTCCGGTGAAAAGGAAGTCCCCAGGCTTACCATCGCGATCACAGAGCCAGTGCTGAACGACATCGTAAACCGCGATCTAGTCGCCTACGTGCGTGATCATGCCGAAATGCAGCTGGAAATCCATTCAGAATGCACAACGCAGATGCTTTCTGAGTGTGAAGTCGATGTGGGTATCGCTTTGGTGAGCCCAGATGATAAAGGCGCGCTTGATCGCCATCCTACGTATAGGTTTGAAAGGCTTGGCCGGATTGGGCACGCCCTGTTCATTTCCAGCCGCTATTCAAGAAGCGTCACCCTTCCAGTGGAGAGCTTGGATTTGCACAACTTCATGCTCGTTGTCCCTTGGGATGAAGAGATCTTGGCGGGCTCACGAAAGTGGGCATCGATAATGGCTGAGCATCAGGGCGGTACCACTCGGGTCAAGAGCTACAACCTATCACGAGGCCTTGTCGTTGGCGGTGCGTGTATTGGAGTGCTGCCCGACTACAGCCGAAAACTGGAGAGAAATATCCTACCCGTGCCGGGTTTCCTGGACGACCTGGAGGAGAAAGATGTCTATCTTGTTATCAAAACGAAGCTTGTCCGCAATCCGCAGGTTTTGGAAATTCGAAGATTGATCAAGAAGAGCTTCTTTGATAAGAAGGACTGGCTTGTTCGGTAA
- a CDS encoding OprO/OprP family phosphate-selective porin produces the protein MIRSSNMREKLLAAAIIGTFSSQAFSGTVTTDGADIVLKTKGGLEVSTSDKEFSFKLGGRVQADYGRFDGVFTKNGDTADAGYFRRAYLELGGVLYRDWKYQLNYDLSRNTGNDSDGYFDEASLTYTGFKPVQLRFGRFYTDFGLEKATSSKWTTAMERNLSYDLADWINDNAGMGVQATSTIADMAYVSGSVFSETNNNSDGDSTKRYNVRGVFAPLHSDGNVLHVGAQYAYRDLKNSAVDTRIRSRLGVRGVDTNGGGDAGTNGNRMLFGGAAAQDGLWKDDSVWGLEGAWATGPFSVQAEYLRRKLKADQANNDMKASGYYAQMAYTLTGEPRIYKLDGAKFDTIKPENKELGAWEVFYRFDDIKVEDGNLVTAADQSNERKAKSHTVGVNWYVNEAVKVSANYINVRTDNNENTVGDDSGNAIVTRLQYVF, from the coding sequence ATGATCCGTTCTTCGAACATGCGGGAAAAGCTGTTGGCTGCCGCAATAATAGGCACATTTTCCTCGCAAGCATTCTCCGGAACAGTAACCACTGACGGAGCTGACATCGTTCTGAAGACCAAGGGCGGTCTTGAAGTATCGACTTCTGACAAGGAATTCAGTTTCAAACTGGGCGGCCGAGTTCAGGCCGACTACGGCCGTTTCGATGGTGTCTTCACCAAGAATGGCGATACCGCTGACGCAGGCTACTTCCGTCGCGCCTACCTTGAGCTCGGTGGCGTGCTGTACCGCGACTGGAAGTATCAGCTCAACTACGACCTTTCCCGCAACACGGGCAACGACTCCGACGGCTACTTCGACGAAGCCAGCCTGACCTACACGGGTTTCAAGCCGGTGCAACTGCGCTTTGGCCGTTTCTACACCGACTTCGGTCTTGAGAAAGCCACCAGTTCGAAGTGGACCACCGCCATGGAGCGGAACCTCTCGTACGACCTGGCGGACTGGATCAACGACAACGCCGGCATGGGTGTTCAAGCCACCAGCACCATCGCTGACATGGCTTATGTTTCCGGTAGCGTTTTCAGCGAAACCAATAACAACTCGGATGGCGACAGCACCAAGCGCTACAACGTACGTGGCGTGTTCGCACCGCTGCACAGTGATGGCAACGTCCTGCACGTCGGTGCTCAGTACGCTTACCGCGACCTCAAAAACAGTGCGGTCGATACCCGGATTCGTTCGCGTCTGGGCGTCCGCGGTGTAGATACCAATGGCGGCGGCGATGCCGGCACCAACGGCAACCGCATGCTGTTTGGCGGTGCTGCTGCACAAGATGGCCTGTGGAAGGACGACTCGGTCTGGGGTCTCGAAGGTGCCTGGGCCACCGGCCCGTTCTCGGTTCAAGCGGAATACCTTCGCCGCAAGCTGAAAGCTGACCAGGCCAACAACGACATGAAGGCCTCCGGTTACTACGCCCAGATGGCTTACACCCTGACCGGCGAGCCGCGTATCTACAAGCTCGATGGTGCCAAGTTCGACACTATCAAACCAGAGAACAAGGAACTGGGGGCCTGGGAAGTCTTCTACCGCTTTGACGATATCAAGGTCGAAGACGGCAACCTGGTCACCGCGGCGGACCAATCGAACGAGCGCAAGGCCAAGAGCCACACGGTGGGTGTGAACTGGTACGTCAACGAGGCGGTGAAAGTCAGTGCCAACTACATCAACGTGCGCACCGACAACAACGAGAACACCGTGGGCGACGACAGCGGCAATGCCATCGTGACCCGCCTGCAATACGTCTTCTGA